A section of the Streptomyces sp. CG1 genome encodes:
- a CDS encoding hydrolase, which produces MGNDSDNGTGLLPAADKLRLLAAEHAAEADRRRALAPAVTEALTGAGFARHFVAKRWGGSEGTFGELTRAVLTVGEGCAATAWCASLAAYSARFAAHLPAEGHRALWGESPDTVIATGLMPAGRAQATDGGWRLTGRWAYVSGIDFADWALLCAAVAPSDGDGSPELRFFALPQGSFSVERTWDSVGMRATGSHTVAVDDVLVPDHLSFVRTDMLSGRNATSEVPVHNVPFQAVGGLTFIAPVVGAGAGALQAAGGLLTGRKRTVTAETKLVRASGRIDAARHLVEQNAGVLDTRAFTPELMARNERNATFSAELLQDALELLVRATGTGGLGETHALQRTWRDVTSATSHVALQYDTAARKNYSTVLLGPADA; this is translated from the coding sequence ATGGGAAACGACTCCGACAACGGAACAGGGCTGCTCCCCGCCGCCGACAAGCTGCGCCTGCTCGCGGCCGAGCACGCCGCCGAGGCGGACCGGCGGCGCGCTCTCGCCCCGGCGGTGACCGAGGCGCTGACCGGGGCGGGCTTCGCCCGGCACTTCGTGGCCAAACGATGGGGCGGCAGCGAGGGCACCTTCGGTGAGCTGACCCGCGCGGTCCTCACCGTCGGCGAGGGCTGTGCGGCCACGGCCTGGTGCGCGTCCCTGGCCGCGTACTCGGCGCGGTTCGCCGCCCATCTGCCCGCCGAGGGACACCGGGCGCTGTGGGGTGAGAGCCCGGACACGGTCATCGCCACGGGGCTCATGCCGGCCGGGCGGGCCCAGGCGACCGACGGCGGATGGCGGCTGACGGGCCGCTGGGCCTACGTCAGCGGCATCGACTTCGCCGACTGGGCGCTGCTGTGCGCCGCGGTGGCCCCCTCCGACGGCGACGGGTCGCCCGAACTGCGGTTCTTCGCGCTGCCCCAGGGCTCGTTCAGCGTCGAGCGGACCTGGGACAGCGTCGGTATGCGGGCCACCGGCAGCCACACGGTCGCCGTCGACGACGTCCTCGTACCGGATCATCTGTCGTTCGTCCGCACCGACATGCTCAGCGGGCGCAACGCCACGTCCGAGGTGCCCGTCCACAACGTGCCGTTCCAGGCCGTCGGCGGGCTGACCTTCATCGCGCCCGTGGTGGGCGCCGGCGCCGGCGCGCTGCAGGCGGCGGGCGGGCTCCTGACGGGGCGCAAGCGCACCGTCACCGCGGAGACCAAGCTGGTACGGGCCTCCGGACGCATCGACGCGGCCCGGCATCTCGTCGAGCAGAACGCCGGCGTCCTCGACACGCGCGCCTTTACGCCCGAGCTGATGGCACGCAACGAGCGCAACGCCACCTTCTCGGCCGAACTCCTCCAGGACGCCCTGGAGTTGCTGGTGCGCGCCACCGGCACCGGCGGCCTCGGGGAGACGCACGCCCTGCAGCGGACATGGCGGGACGTCACCTCGGCCACCAGCCATGTCGCCCTGCAGTACGACACCGCGGCCCGCAAGAACTACTCCACGGTGCTGCTCGGCCCTGCCGACGCCTGA
- a CDS encoding SRPBCC family protein, whose translation MPEQTQTIPDVRKSVTVEASPEDCFRVFTERPADWWPPSHVLVKKERAGLAFDPGVGGRYYEWDVEGTQIDWGRVLEWEPGRRLVMTWRIDGNWQSITDDERASEIEVDFEPVDATHTKVSLAHVKLHKHGEGAERIFRALDGPSPGETLERFEQAVARGV comes from the coding sequence GTGCCCGAGCAGACGCAGACCATCCCCGACGTACGGAAGTCGGTGACCGTCGAGGCCAGCCCCGAGGACTGCTTCCGCGTGTTCACCGAGCGGCCGGCGGACTGGTGGCCGCCCTCCCACGTGCTGGTCAAGAAGGAGCGGGCCGGGCTCGCCTTCGACCCGGGTGTCGGCGGCCGGTACTACGAGTGGGACGTGGAGGGCACCCAGATCGACTGGGGCCGGGTCCTGGAGTGGGAGCCGGGCCGCAGGCTCGTCATGACCTGGCGCATCGACGGCAACTGGCAGTCCATCACGGACGACGAGCGGGCCAGCGAGATCGAGGTCGACTTCGAGCCCGTCGACGCGACGCACACCAAGGTGTCGCTCGCGCACGTCAAGCTCCACAAGCACGGTGAGGGCGCCGAGCGGATCTTCCGCGCCCTGGACGGCCCGAGCCCGGGGGAGACCCTGGAGCGCTTCGAGCAGGCCGTCGCGCGCGGCGTCTGA
- a CDS encoding SDR family NAD(P)-dependent oxidoreductase yields MTEAGRRVAFVTGATSGIGLAVTELLARQGAAVFGVARAEESVTTVVKRLREEGLEVSGAVCDVTSSEQVKAAVEAAVAAYGRIDILVNNAGRGGGGVTAELPDALWLDVIDTNLNGTFRVTREVLSTGRMRDGDWGRIINIASTGGKQGVELAAPYSASKHGVVGFTKAVGKELAKSGITVNAVCPGYVETPMAQRVRQGYAGHYGVSEQEMLEKFNAKIPLGRYSTPEEVAGLVGYLASDTAASITAQALNVCGGLGNY; encoded by the coding sequence ATGACAGAAGCGGGACGACGGGTTGCCTTCGTCACCGGCGCGACCAGCGGGATCGGGCTGGCCGTGACCGAACTGCTGGCCCGGCAGGGGGCGGCGGTGTTCGGTGTGGCGCGCGCCGAGGAAAGCGTCACCACGGTGGTGAAGCGGCTGCGTGAGGAGGGCCTGGAGGTCTCCGGCGCGGTCTGCGACGTCACCTCCAGCGAGCAGGTGAAGGCCGCCGTCGAGGCGGCGGTGGCCGCGTACGGGCGCATCGACATCCTCGTCAACAACGCGGGCCGGGGCGGCGGCGGCGTCACCGCCGAGCTGCCGGACGCCCTGTGGCTCGACGTGATCGACACCAACCTCAACGGCACGTTCCGGGTGACCCGCGAGGTGCTGAGCACCGGACGGATGCGGGACGGCGACTGGGGCCGCATCATCAACATCGCCTCCACGGGCGGCAAGCAGGGCGTCGAGCTGGCCGCGCCCTACTCGGCCTCCAAGCACGGCGTCGTCGGCTTCACCAAGGCCGTGGGCAAGGAGCTGGCGAAGTCCGGCATCACGGTGAACGCGGTGTGCCCCGGCTATGTCGAGACCCCGATGGCGCAGCGGGTCCGCCAGGGCTACGCCGGCCACTACGGCGTGAGCGAGCAGGAGATGCTCGAGAAGTTCAACGCGAAGATCCCGCTGGGCCGTTACTCCACCCCCGAGGAGGTGGCCGGACTGGTCGGCTATCTCGCCTCGGACACGGCCGCCTCCATCACCGCCCAGGCACTCAACGTGTGCGGCGGCCTGGGCAACTACTGA
- a CDS encoding flavin reductase family protein has translation MTDTGGTLLAEPTTDVAAFRAAMGRFPTGVTLLTQGSGDDTIVMTLNSLTSVSLDPMLLLVSVKADGRMRPKIVRGGSFAVNVLSELQRDLAQEFCRPDRPAGRAAMARLDAVEGVLGDAVIPSAEAYFECELYDEHGAGDHVLLIGRVVTVHNRPGTAQPLVFHRGAYANIAAAAPAAVDRGRAA, from the coding sequence ATGACCGACACCGGTGGCACGCTGCTCGCCGAACCCACTACCGACGTCGCCGCCTTCCGCGCCGCGATGGGCCGCTTCCCCACCGGGGTCACCCTGCTCACGCAGGGCAGCGGCGACGACACCATCGTCATGACCCTCAACAGTCTGACCTCGGTGTCCCTCGATCCGATGCTGCTGCTGGTCTCGGTCAAGGCGGACGGCCGGATGCGTCCGAAGATCGTGCGCGGCGGAAGTTTCGCCGTGAACGTGCTCAGCGAACTCCAGCGCGACCTCGCCCAGGAGTTCTGCCGTCCGGACCGCCCGGCGGGGCGTGCCGCGATGGCGCGCCTCGACGCCGTCGAGGGAGTGCTCGGCGATGCGGTGATCCCCTCGGCCGAGGCGTACTTCGAGTGCGAGCTGTACGACGAGCACGGGGCCGGCGACCACGTCCTGCTCATCGGCCGGGTCGTGACCGTGCACAACCGGCCCGGCACGGCGCAGCCGCTGGTCTTCCACCGCGGCGCCTACGCGAACATCGCCGCTGCCGCGCCGGCCGCGGTGGACCGGGGCCGGGCGGCATGA
- a CDS encoding MBL fold metallo-hydrolase, with protein sequence MSAPVQAPPSLERVADGVYAYEQPGGGWCVNNAGLVVGEDFAVLVDTAATEARTRRLREAVEQVAPGGVDFVVNTHFHGDHTFGNSQFTPRALVVAHTGTRADSAEAGLHLRGLWPGVEWGETPLTLPSLTFEDSLTLHTGGARAELLHVGPAHTANDVVVWVPERAVLFTGDVVWSGVTPYVLMGSVSGSLEALRRLRALGPRTVVPGHGPVGGPELLDFTEAYLRLLERLAADGLRDGLTPLQAAERADLGEFAALIDAERLVGNLHRAYAEQQGLPPGARLDVVASFKEMVAFHGGLPACHA encoded by the coding sequence ATGAGCGCTCCGGTCCAGGCGCCGCCGTCGCTCGAACGGGTGGCGGACGGGGTGTACGCGTATGAGCAGCCCGGCGGCGGATGGTGCGTGAACAACGCGGGTCTGGTGGTCGGCGAGGACTTCGCGGTCCTCGTCGACACGGCGGCCACCGAGGCCCGTACCCGGCGGCTGCGCGAGGCCGTCGAGCAGGTGGCGCCCGGCGGGGTGGACTTCGTGGTGAACACCCACTTCCACGGCGATCACACCTTCGGCAACAGCCAGTTCACCCCTCGGGCGCTGGTCGTCGCCCACACCGGGACCCGGGCGGACAGTGCGGAGGCGGGCCTGCATCTGCGCGGGCTGTGGCCCGGGGTCGAGTGGGGCGAGACACCGCTCACCCTGCCGTCGCTCACCTTCGAGGACTCGCTGACGCTGCACACGGGCGGCGCGCGGGCCGAGCTGCTCCATGTGGGCCCGGCGCACACCGCGAACGACGTGGTCGTGTGGGTCCCCGAGCGGGCGGTGCTGTTCACCGGCGACGTCGTGTGGTCGGGGGTCACCCCGTACGTCCTGATGGGCTCGGTCAGCGGTTCGCTGGAGGCTCTGCGCCGGCTGCGCGCGCTGGGCCCGCGCACCGTGGTCCCGGGCCACGGGCCGGTCGGCGGACCGGAGCTGCTGGACTTCACCGAGGCGTACCTACGGCTGCTGGAGCGCCTGGCCGCGGACGGCCTGCGCGACGGTCTGACCCCGCTTCAGGCCGCGGAGCGCGCCGACCTCGGCGAGTTCGCGGCCCTGATCGACGCCGAGCGTCTGGTGGGCAATCTGCACCGCGCCTACGCCGAGCAGCAGGGTCTGCCCCCGGGCGCCCGGCTCGACGTCGTGGCGTCCTTCAAGGAGATGGTCGCCTTCCACGGCGGCCTGCCCGCCTGCCACGCCTGA
- a CDS encoding nuclear transport factor 2 family protein, protein MSQAVSNTYAKVSGEVYAEVRTFYARQMRRVDALDIEGFAATFTEDGEVVHAGGAVQRGREEMLAGMRAALPRYRDIAVRHWFDHVLIEPDPVDEDTLHVSYYSLVTQTDREGNVVFEPTFTVEDELVRRDGALYTRRRVIHRDTPVEPPVHTG, encoded by the coding sequence GTGTCCCAGGCGGTCAGCAATACGTATGCGAAGGTCTCCGGGGAGGTCTACGCCGAGGTCCGGACGTTCTACGCACGGCAGATGCGCCGGGTCGACGCGCTGGACATCGAGGGGTTCGCCGCCACGTTCACCGAGGACGGGGAGGTCGTGCACGCGGGAGGGGCCGTGCAGCGCGGGCGGGAGGAGATGCTCGCGGGGATGCGGGCCGCGCTGCCGCGCTACCGCGACATCGCGGTACGGCACTGGTTCGACCACGTGCTGATCGAGCCGGACCCGGTCGACGAGGACACCCTGCACGTGTCGTACTACTCGCTCGTCACCCAGACCGACCGCGAGGGCAACGTCGTCTTCGAGCCGACCTTCACCGTCGAGGACGAGCTGGTGCGCCGCGACGGCGCGCTCTACACCAGGCGCCGGGTGATCCACCGCGACACCCCCGTGGAGCCGCCCGTGCACACCGGCTGA
- a CDS encoding glutathione peroxidase has translation MTNVLNVEIDALTGGPANLPQYAGKAVLIVNVASKCGLTPQYTGLEKLQERYAAQGFTVLGVPCNQFLGQEPGSAEEIAEFCSATYGVSFPLTEKIEVNGQARHPLYERLVGFADGEGHSGDIRWNFEKFLIGRDGTVVARFSPQTEPESAEVVAAIEGQLA, from the coding sequence ATGACCAACGTGCTGAATGTCGAAATCGACGCCCTCACCGGCGGCCCCGCGAACCTTCCCCAGTACGCGGGCAAGGCCGTGCTGATCGTGAACGTGGCCTCCAAGTGCGGCCTGACCCCGCAGTACACCGGCCTGGAGAAGCTCCAGGAGCGGTACGCCGCGCAGGGCTTCACCGTGCTCGGCGTGCCCTGCAACCAGTTCCTCGGACAGGAGCCCGGCTCCGCCGAGGAGATCGCGGAGTTCTGCTCGGCGACGTACGGCGTGTCCTTCCCGCTCACCGAGAAGATCGAGGTGAACGGTCAGGCGCGGCACCCGCTGTACGAGCGGCTCGTCGGGTTCGCCGACGGCGAGGGGCACAGCGGTGACATCCGCTGGAACTTCGAGAAATTCCTGATCGGCCGGGACGGCACGGTCGTCGCCCGGTTCTCGCCGCAGACCGAGCCGGAGTCCGCCGAGGTCGTGGCGGCCATCGAGGGCCAGCTGGCCTGA
- a CDS encoding MerR family transcriptional regulator — translation MTEDGIVDDDLLTIGAFAARARLSAKALRLYDRLGLLTPAQVDDTSGYRYYRAGQVERARLVALLRQLDMPLARIAEVLGAEGPEAADRLAAYWADVEIRVAGQRTLAEYLRGRLSGRSSEMYEKFVIETVDVPVQVVITESRHTLADELPTWIGASLDRLTAAARECGGVTGAPFVVYHSEVSMESDGPAESCVPVADEAAARAWAAERGRAWETAVRVEPATRLAYTRITKAQVAHPQILAAFEAVEQWMAGEGLEMAGPCREIYFADWDAAGPQDAVCDVAFPVR, via the coding sequence GTGACGGAGGATGGCATCGTGGACGACGACCTGCTCACCATCGGCGCGTTCGCCGCGCGGGCCCGGCTGTCGGCCAAGGCGCTGCGCCTGTACGACCGGCTCGGCCTGCTTACGCCGGCGCAGGTCGACGACACCAGCGGCTACCGCTACTACCGCGCCGGCCAGGTCGAGCGTGCCCGGCTGGTGGCTCTGCTGCGGCAGTTGGACATGCCGCTGGCCCGGATCGCCGAGGTGCTCGGGGCCGAGGGCCCCGAGGCCGCCGACCGGCTCGCCGCCTACTGGGCGGACGTGGAGATCCGGGTGGCCGGGCAGCGGACGCTCGCCGAGTACCTCCGTGGACGGCTGTCGGGGAGGAGCTCCGAGATGTACGAGAAGTTCGTGATCGAGACCGTGGACGTACCGGTGCAGGTGGTGATCACCGAGTCGCGGCACACGCTGGCGGACGAGCTGCCGACGTGGATCGGGGCGTCGCTGGACCGGCTGACGGCCGCGGCGCGGGAGTGCGGGGGCGTCACGGGCGCGCCGTTCGTGGTGTACCACTCCGAGGTGTCGATGGAGAGCGACGGCCCGGCCGAGTCCTGTGTGCCGGTGGCCGACGAGGCGGCGGCCCGGGCGTGGGCCGCCGAGCGCGGGCGGGCGTGGGAGACGGCGGTACGGGTGGAGCCGGCGACCCGGCTGGCGTACACCCGGATCACCAAGGCCCAGGTGGCGCACCCGCAGATCCTGGCCGCCTTCGAGGCGGTGGAGCAGTGGATGGCGGGCGAGGGCCTGGAGATGGCCGGTCCCTGCCGCGAGATCTACTTCGCGGACTGGGACGCGGCGGGCCCGCAGGACGCGGTGTGCGACGTGGCGTTCCCGGTGCGGTGA
- a CDS encoding DUF397 domain-containing protein, with the protein MALIQGASETWMKSSYSAGNGACVEVKSPTAAELAVRDSKVTEGPTLAFPADAWNAFVTSVKA; encoded by the coding sequence ATGGCACTGATTCAGGGCGCTTCGGAGACGTGGATGAAGTCCTCCTATTCCGCGGGCAACGGCGCCTGCGTCGAGGTCAAGTCGCCCACCGCCGCCGAACTCGCCGTCCGCGACTCCAAGGTCACCGAGGGCCCGACCCTGGCCTTCCCCGCCGACGCGTGGAACGCCTTCGTCACCTCGGTCAAGGCCTAG
- a CDS encoding helix-turn-helix domain-containing protein, protein MASNVNPTVRRRRLGQELRRLRELKGMTAEEVAERLLVSQSKISRLENGRRSISQRDVRDLCGVYEVEDQRIVDSLMEMARDSRQQGWWHTFGDIPYSVYIGLETDAESLRVYEPQLVTGLLQTHDYAEALVQGALPETSTNEIEKRVQVRMRRQERITAESNPLRLWVVLDEAALRRVVGSKLVMREQLDHLIEMSQLPHVTVQVLPFEVGAHPGLNGQYAILEFTDAADSSVVYLEGVTSDLYLEKAQDVQKYAVMYEHLRAQSLNVEQSRQFIAKVAKDYAE, encoded by the coding sequence GTGGCGTCCAATGTCAATCCCACCGTCAGGCGACGCCGGCTGGGCCAGGAGCTGCGCAGGCTCCGCGAGCTCAAGGGCATGACGGCCGAAGAAGTGGCGGAACGGCTGCTCGTGTCGCAGTCGAAGATCAGCCGGCTGGAGAACGGCCGCAGAAGTATCAGCCAGCGCGATGTGCGAGATCTGTGTGGCGTCTACGAGGTCGAGGACCAGCGGATCGTCGACTCGCTGATGGAGATGGCCCGGGACTCGCGGCAGCAGGGGTGGTGGCACACCTTCGGGGACATCCCTTACAGCGTGTACATCGGGCTGGAGACCGACGCCGAGTCGCTGCGGGTGTACGAACCCCAGCTGGTGACCGGTCTGTTGCAGACCCACGACTACGCGGAGGCCCTGGTGCAGGGCGCGCTGCCGGAGACGTCGACGAACGAGATCGAGAAGCGTGTGCAGGTGCGCATGCGCCGACAGGAACGTATCACCGCCGAGAGCAACCCGCTCCGGCTGTGGGTGGTGCTCGACGAGGCGGCGCTGCGCCGGGTCGTCGGCAGCAAGCTGGTGATGCGCGAACAGCTGGACCATCTCATCGAGATGTCCCAGCTGCCGCATGTCACCGTGCAGGTGCTGCCGTTCGAGGTGGGGGCCCATCCCGGTCTCAACGGCCAGTACGCGATCCTGGAGTTCACCGACGCGGCCGACTCCAGCGTGGTGTACCTCGAGGGCGTCACCAGCGATCTGTACCTGGAGAAGGCCCAGGACGTACAGAAGTACGCCGTGATGTACGAGCATCTGCGGGCACAGTCCCTCAATGTGGAGCAATCCCGGCAATTCATTGCGAAGGTGGCCAAGGACTACGCGGAATGA
- a CDS encoding GPP34 family phosphoprotein yields MGRSRRTIPEELLLLALDPATGTTAQPQSLDLGLAGAQLVELALAGRIAPDGDRIAVVVPRPTGDPTLDCALELLRRRGAPVRAVHWIGGPRLGLRQVYLSHLERCGMVAAVPGQMCGVLPTTRYQATDTAISREIRNRLDSAIRTGVPPDPRTAALAALAHAVGLGKHLYPGNEGRSSRSRLRDLIRHDPMGGLVAHAVMDVQNGAVAQPRRGPAATGRQGAATARSAAEPARGVPMQPHRGSMARAVAH; encoded by the coding sequence ATGGGCAGGAGCCGCAGAACAATTCCGGAGGAGCTTCTGCTGCTGGCACTGGACCCGGCCACGGGTACCACTGCACAGCCGCAGTCGCTCGACCTCGGTCTGGCCGGTGCACAGCTAGTGGAGCTGGCGCTGGCCGGACGGATAGCCCCAGACGGGGATCGTATCGCCGTGGTGGTGCCACGGCCGACAGGAGATCCGACTCTGGACTGTGCGTTGGAGTTGCTGCGAAGGCGCGGCGCTCCGGTACGGGCCGTCCACTGGATCGGCGGGCCCCGGTTGGGGCTCAGGCAGGTCTACCTCTCGCATCTGGAGCGGTGCGGCATGGTCGCCGCCGTGCCGGGGCAGATGTGTGGGGTGCTGCCGACCACGCGCTATCAGGCGACGGACACCGCCATCAGCCGGGAGATCCGAAACCGGCTGGATTCCGCGATCCGCACCGGCGTACCGCCGGACCCGCGGACCGCGGCGCTCGCCGCCCTGGCGCACGCCGTCGGACTCGGCAAGCACCTGTATCCGGGGAACGAGGGACGGTCCTCCCGTTCCCGGTTGCGGGATCTCATCCGGCACGACCCCATGGGTGGCCTTGTCGCGCATGCCGTGATGGACGTGCAGAACGGTGCGGTCGCGCAGCCGCGCCGGGGCCCGGCCGCCACCGGCCGGCAGGGCGCGGCCACCGCCCGGTCCGCGGCGGAACCCGCACGCGGGGTTCCGATGCAGCCGCACCGCGGATCCATGGCACGCGCCGTAGCCCACTGA
- a CDS encoding D-alanyl-D-alanine carboxypeptidase has translation MEEASVAGESPDRSKQRESSAEPTSGSAGPVPETRDPRLAVARQKDSATKILSIPDAPKPDSEETPAEDTALREAVSAWVRTAAPANNSNTPANTPPTNPTATADTETEAETAGAQNGTTEKGKPDPEPREANAEAEAEAGAKSESAGAEADVDVKAAGARADVEAKAAGAEADADAKANAGAGAKTDGDSETADADAKAEAEAKADAAAQAGSGTSAEAGTKADAADDADTDAGAKADAADETADAKAEADSKADVESESEDRPEDADGGDAPQGPPAADNESRTGGAGGSTGAEGEAEANAPRAEAPQAPRAGGSTGAEGEAEADEPHAEAGAVDQPTAVFKALKPKQVDQPTTMLKLGGKPKPRTPESDSERTSKFVALKNDMASAAKPDVTTPVPHVGPERTTQQPLPPKPPLDLLAELTNTPPPPETAVRTIVRRVKIWTPLALLLVVIFAVVQAVRPLPSPTLVLSGKDSYTFDGGQANLPWPGEGQGWMDVDGIGTMGTFGKQTPVAIGSVAKTMTSYIILRDHPLKPGQEGPRIKVDPQAEREGGYDKHGGESTLNTIKAGQYLTEKQALSAVMIPSANNIARLLARWDAGSEAAFVEKMNATAKELGMTDTTYTDPSGLKETTVSTAADQVKLGHNVVKNPALVAITSAASWTDPSGRNWPNVNQLPYLIGAIGIKTGSTTAAGGNLLFASRKTVGGQTVTIVGAILGQHKPYIIETVNAVSKTALLAAQNELTSANILKKGDVVGYVDDQLGGSTPIVVTKDVTAVGWSGLKVKLSFTSGTVPHTATAGTTVGSLTVGDGSGGAVKVPVALQKDLSEPGFGAKLTRLG, from the coding sequence ATGGAGGAGGCATCGGTGGCGGGCGAGTCCCCCGACAGGTCGAAGCAGCGCGAGTCGTCGGCGGAACCGACGTCGGGGAGCGCGGGTCCGGTTCCAGAAACGCGCGATCCGCGGCTCGCGGTCGCCCGGCAAAAGGATTCCGCGACGAAGATCCTCTCGATACCTGACGCGCCGAAGCCGGACTCCGAGGAAACCCCGGCGGAGGACACGGCCCTCCGCGAGGCGGTCTCCGCCTGGGTCCGCACCGCCGCCCCCGCAAACAACTCCAACACACCTGCAAACACCCCACCGACAAACCCGACGGCCACCGCCGACACGGAGACCGAGGCGGAAACGGCCGGAGCGCAGAACGGCACGACCGAGAAGGGGAAACCCGACCCGGAGCCCAGGGAAGCGAACGCGGAGGCCGAGGCCGAGGCCGGAGCGAAGTCAGAGTCTGCGGGGGCTGAGGCCGACGTGGACGTGAAGGCTGCGGGGGCGAGGGCCGACGTGGAGGCGAAGGCTGCGGGAGCTGAGGCCGACGCGGACGCGAAGGCCAACGCGGGCGCCGGTGCGAAGACGGACGGCGACAGCGAGACGGCCGACGCCGACGCGAAGGCAGAGGCGGAGGCGAAGGCTGACGCGGCCGCGCAGGCGGGCAGTGGCACCAGCGCGGAGGCCGGCACGAAGGCCGACGCGGCCGACGACGCGGACACTGACGCCGGCGCGAAGGCCGACGCGGCCGACGAGACGGCAGACGCGAAGGCAGAGGCGGACTCCAAGGCCGACGTCGAGTCGGAGAGCGAGGACCGGCCCGAGGACGCCGACGGTGGGGACGCCCCACAGGGGCCACCCGCAGCCGACAACGAGAGCCGCACGGGTGGTGCGGGTGGGAGCACGGGCGCCGAAGGCGAAGCCGAGGCGAACGCGCCACGTGCCGAAGCGCCGCAGGCACCCCGTGCGGGTGGGAGCACCGGCGCCGAAGGCGAAGCCGAGGCGGACGAGCCGCACGCCGAGGCTGGTGCCGTCGATCAGCCCACCGCCGTCTTCAAAGCCCTCAAGCCCAAGCAGGTCGATCAGCCGACGACCATGCTCAAGCTCGGCGGCAAGCCCAAGCCCAGGACCCCCGAGTCCGACTCCGAGCGCACCAGCAAGTTCGTCGCGCTCAAGAACGACATGGCGTCGGCCGCCAAGCCGGACGTCACCACCCCCGTCCCCCACGTCGGCCCCGAGCGCACCACCCAGCAGCCGCTCCCCCCGAAGCCCCCGCTGGACCTCCTGGCGGAGCTGACGAACACGCCCCCGCCCCCGGAGACCGCGGTCCGTACGATCGTGCGCCGGGTCAAGATCTGGACCCCCCTGGCCCTGCTCCTGGTGGTCATCTTCGCCGTCGTACAGGCGGTGCGCCCGCTGCCGTCCCCCACCCTCGTGCTCTCCGGCAAGGACAGCTACACGTTCGACGGCGGCCAGGCGAACCTGCCCTGGCCGGGCGAGGGCCAGGGCTGGATGGACGTCGACGGCATCGGCACGATGGGCACCTTCGGCAAGCAGACGCCCGTGGCCATCGGCTCGGTCGCCAAGACCATGACCTCGTACATCATCCTCCGGGACCACCCGCTCAAGCCGGGTCAGGAAGGCCCGAGGATCAAGGTGGACCCGCAGGCCGAGAGGGAGGGCGGCTACGACAAGCACGGCGGCGAGTCCACCCTCAACACCATCAAGGCCGGTCAGTACCTCACCGAGAAGCAGGCCCTGTCGGCCGTCATGATCCCCTCCGCCAACAACATCGCGCGGCTGCTCGCGCGCTGGGACGCGGGCTCGGAGGCGGCGTTCGTCGAGAAGATGAACGCCACCGCCAAGGAACTGGGGATGACCGACACGACGTACACCGATCCCTCGGGCCTGAAGGAGACCACCGTCTCCACGGCCGCGGACCAGGTGAAGCTCGGCCACAACGTCGTCAAGAACCCGGCCCTGGTCGCCATCACCAGCGCGGCCAGCTGGACGGACCCCTCCGGCCGCAACTGGCCCAACGTCAACCAGCTGCCGTACCTCATCGGCGCGATCGGCATCAAGACCGGCAGCACCACCGCGGCCGGCGGCAACCTGCTCTTCGCCTCCCGCAAGACGGTCGGCGGGCAGACGGTGACGATCGTCGGCGCGATCCTCGGCCAGCACAAGCCGTACATCATCGAGACGGTCAACGCGGTCAGCAAGACCGCGCTGCTCGCCGCCCAGAACGAGCTGACCTCGGCGAACATCCTGAAGAAGGGCGACGTGGTCGGCTATGTGGACGACCAGCTCGGCGGCAGCACCCCGATCGTGGTCACCAAGGACGTCACCGCGGTCGGCTGGTCGGGCCTGAAGGTGAAGCTGTCCTTCACCTCCGGCACCGTCCCGCACACCGCGACGGCCGGCACCACCGTGGGCTCGCTCACCGTGGGTGACGGTTCGGGCGGCGCCGTCAAGGTCCCGGTGGCCCTGCAGAAGGACCTGTCCGAGCCCGGCTTCGGCGCCAAGCTGACCCGTCTCGGCTGA